The Candidatus Bathyarchaeota archaeon genomic sequence GCGAAAGCTTCAAGATGAACACGCCCCAGTGGCTCAGGCCAGATTGATGGAAAAACAATTATAGTGCTCTTATAGTATACTGCTGGAATTTTTACGGGATCAACATACTCGGCAAAATGGGTTTTTCCAGCTACTCCTATTTTGGTGGCGAGTTGAATTAGTTCATTCCGTTGAGGCCCAGGTCCAACTATGAGGAAGTAGGCATTGGAATGTTCGCGGAGAATTTGCGGGATGGCTTGGATTAGGTATTTTACGCCTTTCTGTTCGCGGAGGTATCCTACGTAAGTGACTATCGGCTTAGTTTTTGGTAGTTTCAGATTTTGCTCAATTTCGTCGGCGTACTTCTTTGCTCTAGCTTGGAATTCTTGGACGTCAATGAAGTTTGGAATAACAGTAATCTTGCGGGGTGGAAATCTATGCTGGATGAGAATTGACTTATGACTTTGGGATAAGACTGTATAATGATCGTATCCCCTAGCGATGTTTTTTCGAATTAATTGCATCATTTTTTCTGCAACTGCAAAGCGAGCTGGCGTCCGCCTAGTGAGGCATTTAGCTAAGGTTGTGGATGTACATTTTATGCAGATGTCACCATCGGGGTCAACGTGTAGAAAGGGGCAGGTGAGGAAATGGTTGTTGATTGTGGCGATGCTTGGAATTTTTAAATCGCTTGTAATTATACGAATTCGTGAGATCATGTCGATGCTGTAGGAGTGAATGATGTCAGGTTTGATTTGTTCTATTATTGAAGTTAGTTGTGGAATGTTGCTAGCCCAGTTTAACGCCGTATATATGCTTGGTTTAATAGGGATTTTCGGATCTGAAAGGATGTAAAACACGGTTAAATTTCCGTGTTTTATAATCCTTGGCTTTTGGTTAATAGGTAGACGTGTAACTACGAAAACTTTATGCCCAGCATCAGCGAGGCGCTTGGCAAGGTAATAGCTACTTACTTCACCGCCTGCCGCGGGAAAACCTGTTCCGGGAATGTTCCGTGTAACTAAGCATATTCTCATCGATGCCAACTCGCGGGGATGTTGTTGGTAAATGGAAATATTTGGGGAAATAATTTGTTACAATAATCAGCTCACATAATTCTTAGGTATATGCGATATAGTCCTGTTCTCTCGACTCGAACATAGCCTTGTTCCCTTAGAAAGGTTTTAAGTTCATGTTCAAATTCTGGCAAAAGGATTACGAGTTTGATTTGGTGATCAAGCAGAAGTTTTCTAACAGTTTGCGGTGTGAAAACACCGGCATATTCAGCTGTGAGGGTCATATCGACTAAGAGTGGGTAAGGTCGTTTTGCGATGAATGGGACAATTGGGTTTTGACTGAAGACCATGTCTTCTGGCGCGGTATATTTTTGGACAATTCGAACAAGCCGCCGAATTGTAGCGTTAATGGAGCCCTTGTCACGTTCAAGATCCGCTGCTACTGATTGAAACTCGTTAATTGTGCTATATGTTCCCCCAATAAGGATTGCAAGTATGAACAGTGCGACTACTCGCTTTTGTTCCCCACCAGTTAAAAGGTTGGGAAGCGGAATCGAACCAAGTGAAGCAAATAATGGCACCGCCGGAATCAATACGTGGGCAGTTGCAATTGGTTGAGCAAAATAAGGTATTAAGGAGAGGAGAGCCGCGGAGGAAAGAAGAAGACCTTTCGGATTGGGATTAAGCCATGCATAGACCACTCCAGCTAAACCGACAGCGATTGGAAACTCCTCAGCGGCGACAATATAAACAAATTTGGTAAGATGGGTAATGGACAAACCGGTACCCTTGATCGTATGGAAAAGGATGAGACATCGCCATAAGCTCTCCGCCGGGAACACGGTTAATGAAATTAAAGGCAATATGAAACCTATTACTGCAAATACAATTCCTTTTATGGAAAGATATCCCTCCCGTTTACGTAAGATAAAGTAGAGGATATAGGCCGGAATTACCGTTAAAGCCGATAAGTAAGTCAGACTGGCAAGCCCAAGGGTTAAGCCAACATAGAATAAATTGGCACCTATCAGAAGCAGGTATAGGGATAGCAAGGAAAGAAAAATTGCTGGAAGCTGAGGAGTCGTTTGGACAGAGAAGTATAAGGTGTGACCACTGAATTGGTAAAGGGCTGCAGCGATTAATCCAGCGGTTCGACTTCTTGATACTCTATAGGTTATCATGTAAACCAGGGTTGTAACGCCCAGAAAGGCAAGTATAGCCACGCACCTTCCCACATTCCACATAGCGTAGGGATCGGTTAAGTTAAGAAGCTTCCACAGCCCTGCAATCAACCAGAAAAAAAGGGGCGGATGGGCGAGGAAGAAATCTCGGTAAGGCTGATAGCCTTGCAAAATAAGCCCACACGCAGCTACGTACGTGCGGTCGTCTACACCGGAGATACCGTAAACGTAAACTCTGACAAGTGTTCCAAATGCCAAAATCAGAAGAAGAGCCAAGATGCCGGGAAAGCATTGCCTTTGAAAAATTTTTTGTAAGCTCAATTTTGATCAGTTACCTTTTCCAAGGTTTCTTTTTGAAGATAACCTTTGTTAACTAGGGTGAGGAGCTATCATTGTTTGAGTTTCGTAAACGTGATTATTTTAAACTTTACACCATCTTAAAACTGATTTTAAGCCAAGAGTTTAAGCGAACTGGTTGAAAATGACTAAACAGTTAATCCGAGGAATCGCTATTCTTAGAGCGACCTGTAACAATTTAGTTTATTTAATCCCCCTAGGTCTGATCCTAGCCGTTTCCTTTGCTATTCGCATAATTAACTTAGAGGCAGTCTTAGACCGCTGGACTGATAGTGATGTATACCTTACAACCGCCATGCTCGCGTATAAGGGGTTCCCTCTATACAGGGAGATTTTTTGTAGCCAACCACCCCTGATTGTCTGGACCATGCTTCTGGCTTTTCGCCTTTTCGGAATGAACAGTTTTGTAGGCGGACTGGTTGGAGTTTCTTTCTCTATCCTCGGAATACTCGGGGTATTTCTAATCGCGAAAAAAGTTTCAAGTTGGCGGGCAGGTTTAGCTGCGACTATCCTTCTCTCATTTTCTCCCTACTACCTATGGCTCTCCCGCTCCGCCTCAAATGAAATTATGTTCTGCGCATTAAGCACAATTGCGGTTTACCCGTTTCTGGTTTATCTTAAAGGTGGAAACCACAAATGGCTATGTGGATCCGGCTTTCTATTTGGACTTTGCATCTTGGCGAAGTTTTTTGCATTCTTTCCACTGATTGTGGTTGCCGTATACCTAGCTTGGAAGAGAGATGTTAAGGGAATTTGCTTCTTCACTATTTCGGCTTTTCTACCTTTACTCTCCCTTCTAACAGTGGATTTCCGGGGTTTAGTTGAGAACGCAATAATCTATCAATTACAGAAGCCCCCGCATACATGGTTAACGAAATGGCGGGTGACCAAGGAGTTTCTTCTAAGCGATCCGGGGTTAATGGTGGTAGGGTTTGTTGGCATAGTGTACGCTTTCCGTCAAAGGGATTGGCTTCTCTGGTTTATGCCGTTCTGGTTTTTAGTTTCCTTTGCGGGGTTGGTCCTGCAGTCCGAATTGTGGTTCCACCACTACATCAATGTGCTACCGCCATTGGCTGTGCTGGCTGGCTTTATGTTGGATCGGACCCTATTCAGATATCCGCCAAAGGCGGTTGGAATAACCCTGCTGATAGGGTTAGTTTTAGGCGCTTCAACCGTAGTGAATCGAGACCACTACTATCTTTACTCATTCCCAAGGGTTTACGGCCCCTATTCAGATACATATTCAACCGCGACCCTTGTTCAAAGTTTGACGAAACCAAACGAGTTTATCATAAGTGGGGATTTGCTAATTCCATTTTTATCCGATCGCCCGATTCCACCATTTTTAACAGACTTGAGTTGGCCTCGCCTTCAACTGGGACTGGTAAACTCAGCTATGCTCATTCAAGCATGTCAGACATACAATGTTAAGGTGATTGTCAGATGTGGTCGCTTAGACTATTTCAGCGATTTCATAAGTTACTTGCACATATACTAT encodes the following:
- a CDS encoding glycosyltransferase family 4 protein, with amino-acid sequence MRICLVTRNIPGTGFPAAGGEVSSYYLAKRLADAGHKVFVVTRLPINQKPRIIKHGNLTVFYILSDPKIPIKPSIYTALNWASNIPQLTSIIEQIKPDIIHSYSIDMISRIRIITSDLKIPSIATINNHFLTCPFLHVDPDGDICIKCTSTTLAKCLTRRTPARFAVAEKMMQLIRKNIARGYDHYTVLSQSHKSILIQHRFPPRKITVIPNFIDVQEFQARAKKYADEIEQNLKLPKTKPIVTYVGYLREQKGVKYLIQAIPQILREHSNAYFLIVGPGPQRNELIQLATKIGVAGKTHFAEYVDPVKIPAVYYKSTIIVFPSIWPEPLGRVHLEAFA
- a CDS encoding glycosyltransferase family 39 protein, whose protein sequence is MSLQKIFQRQCFPGILALLLILAFGTLVRVYVYGISGVDDRTYVAACGLILQGYQPYRDFFLAHPPLFFWLIAGLWKLLNLTDPYAMWNVGRCVAILAFLGVTTLVYMITYRVSRSRTAGLIAAALYQFSGHTLYFSVQTTPQLPAIFLSLLSLYLLLIGANLFYVGLTLGLASLTYLSALTVIPAYILYFILRKREGYLSIKGIVFAVIGFILPLISLTVFPAESLWRCLILFHTIKGTGLSITHLTKFVYIVAAEEFPIAVGLAGVVYAWLNPNPKGLLLSSAALLSLIPYFAQPIATAHVLIPAVPLFASLGSIPLPNLLTGGEQKRVVALFILAILIGGTYSTINEFQSVAADLERDKGSINATIRRLVRIVQKYTAPEDMVFSQNPIVPFIAKRPYPLLVDMTLTAEYAGVFTPQTVRKLLLDHQIKLVILLPEFEHELKTFLREQGYVRVERTGLYRIYLRIM
- a CDS encoding glycosyltransferase family 39 protein, whose protein sequence is MTKQLIRGIAILRATCNNLVYLIPLGLILAVSFAIRIINLEAVLDRWTDSDVYLTTAMLAYKGFPLYREIFCSQPPLIVWTMLLAFRLFGMNSFVGGLVGVSFSILGILGVFLIAKKVSSWRAGLAATILLSFSPYYLWLSRSASNEIMFCALSTIAVYPFLVYLKGGNHKWLCGSGFLFGLCILAKFFAFFPLIVVAVYLAWKRDVKGICFFTISAFLPLLSLLTVDFRGLVENAIIYQLQKPPHTWLTKWRVTKEFLLSDPGLMVVGFVGIVYAFRQRDWLLWFMPFWFLVSFAGLVLQSELWFHHYINVLPPLAVLAGFMLDRTLFRYPPKAVGITLLIGLVLGASTVVNRDHYYLYSFPRVYGPYSDTYSTATLVQSLTKPNEFIISGDLLIPFLSDRPIPPFLTDLSWPRLQLGLVNSAMLIQACQTYNVKVIVRCGRLDYFSDFISYLHIYYERVAVIGSYWVYVRK